The genomic region ATTGTGCTTGCGCGCGAGCGTTTGAgtgattttattcaattttacaggtggcaataattttcattaagcCATTACTGTAGTTACAGCGtattaatgaaagaaaatttagaagacgtaaatatttttttctaatagtgccAAACCATGGCAGTTCTCCGAAGCCATTTCTAGGTTCACTACCATTCAAAGAAATACTTTTGGCGACCGCAGTCTCGTGTCGTGGCCAGTGCGGAACAGTGACAAAGGCATAACTGGAAACggtgcaataaattttaaacgcACTGGGCATTTCACTGACATTACTCATTTACTGGTGGTGACATTTGAGATGCATTACCACTTCCGTATTGTATCTTTAGTTCTAGGTAGTGTGCCCTATTTTTAAAACGGTCATTAACACTTTATGTATATAGAAAGTTCAATAGCAACTTCGGTTTTCTCGACTTTCTCGACTTTTGACCAGATCTGTCCAATCCCCTTTAAGTGGATGTCATGACGTCTTCGCTGTTTGCCacataatgaaaataatttgagtATACCCATACCTCGCTATACGGCCACTCGGCATTTCTTTATAACGGCCATATTTAATTATGAAACATTTTCGACTTACGGCCTAGGATGTTTCATTATACGGCTAATAACTTGGGGAGACAGAGGACATCTTTCAAACAGCAGCTGGTGAGAAGTCAGAACCTTCTTTATCCAGGCAACTAAGAATGAAAATGTTGTTAGTTGCACTTTCTTATTTAGAAAAGCGGATTAACATCGTTCCTCAAAATGTGTTCCGATGAAAAACGCGCAATAAGGTTTTCCGAGAAGCAAACTCAGCGCTAAACTGCTACAAAACATtgcaaaaagaaggaaaaaggaGTGCAAATCAGACAAAGTTGGGCTAACATTTAAAGTCTAATAAATCAACAACACCGGAGGATAAACTAAACTAAGAATATTCACGGGCATTCTTACAGCCCATCGAAGAATGCGCGGTCAACTGCACAGGATATCTATCTTGTCGTTTCTGTTACCAATACCCGCAGACTCCTTAAATGTGGCGCTATGGCgcagaaggttgagacatctcggccagTTGCAGCCAGAAGAGAGGCATTTGCTCTCAGCCCTCGAATTTCAACTCGAAGATAGTTCTTAAACTGAAAAAGACGATGGTTGTGTCAAACGGGCTTCCACAAGGTAGTTGTCTATCCCCGTTGCTCGTCAATATTTCTTCGGGTCAACTACTTATGCATACAATTGCTGCTGAAAACACGCCCTACAAGACTTCTGAGTAGCGAAAAATAACCTACACATTAAAGTAAACGACTTCAAGACAGTGGCTACTTCGCTTAATCCGTTCTTCAATCTAGAAACATGTAGAATCATGCACAAGCTCATAGCACCAATATTTTGGTCAACAACAATTTCGACAACTGTTTGATTCCGCAGGTGAAGTATATAAGGTTCTAGGCAGAGCTATCATCTCGTCCTTGGCAGTAAGTGATCACTATGCTGATGTAATTGAATAGTCAAAACACAATTATAAAACTTTCAAATTGCtgacaacaataaaattttaatatgtaagAGTTTTGTTAGATCGAGAATTAAGTATTGTAGAACTACGACAACTTTaacaagcaaaacaacaatTAAGACaattacaaaactttttttcttcgctGAAGTTTGGGGTGTCCCCCCGTTAATTCCGGTCGCGCTGTTACATGTGCTGACGCACGAGCTTTCTGCACCTGAGAGAGGTATGTGGCTCACTGTCAAAGAAATCATGTGTATTTAAAACCATTTCAGACGtgtttatataaagggtgatttttaagagctataggaaagttcttcataaaaacacacctaaaattcagaaaaattcatgaaatttttatttaaatcgatagtacagtccatataatttaatgtttgaagattatttcatgcaaatgatgaccgcgactgcgctttaaatggtccatccgcttagtccaattttggcatactctttccaatgtttcggccggtatttcacatataaatgctttaatgttgtcttccaatgcgttaattgaagcaggcttgtctgaatagacatgcgctttaacatagccccacaaaaaataatctaaaggcgttatattgcacgatctgggtggccaatggacaggtcccgaacgtgaataaaatgttcaccgaacacgcctctcaacaagtccattgttacgcgtgctgtgtggcatgtggcaccgtcttgctgaaaccacatgtcatgcaagtcaagttcttgcattttgggcaaataaaagatggatatcatttcacggtagcgctcgccattcataGTTCAATGATATCTCCAACCCATAAACCGCAcaaaactgtgaccttttctggatacattggtagctcttgcaattcttctggctgatcttcactccaaaatcgaaaaatctgcttatttatgtacccattgatccaaaattgagcttcgtcgctgaacacaattttttgattaaaaagtggatcttcgggaaactttccaagagcccattcaccaaaaattctgcgttgcagTAGGTCCTTCGGCcccaattcttgcaccagctgtattttgaaaggcttcacacctaaatccttttgcaaaattttccactttgttgagtaacagaggcccaaatgctgcgaacggcgacgaatcgataattgatggtcatcattaacactcgccgatacagctgcgatattttcttcagttcgcattctacgtaagcgtgttggtggtttgatgtccaataatgtaaatttggttctaaatttagtcatttACTTGTCCAGCCGCATTGGTCTCGTTGGagatttatatttcaaaataaacaattatttgtctgCTAGTTCTGTTTGGGCTAATGTTTGAATGTGTCAAAGTCATATGTCTCACCTACATATCGCACCCTTAATACataagggtcacaactcaaaatgtaccatttgctcaaatatgaacgagacggtatcaataaaacggtccgcggatgacatatggcaaaaataaattttttgttttttggtaggactgttataagcttacatggcaaatttcagcgtaatATGTCAcacagtttgttttctgtgctactgtaaacaagtcaagctcgagtgtggaaaattttgagttgtgacccttttgtatatagggtgcgatatatgtaATGGTGTGGGGTATGTTATGGGATTGGCTAATATGAGCATATCTCTGCCTGGCGAACAAAGAGAATGGGCTGCAGTATTAAAAACTATCTGTCTGCTAAGAattgcatatttatgtgcaaaCTTACCATATTCAAGTTATCTGCCTATCTGTTAGAGAAGCTGATACCAGATTGAAGGGAAACTCACAGAGTCAGGTGATGCGCTATCAACagtcatattcaatttgatgctgcactTTGTCGTAAGGGAAGTCAGCAAAGGTGGTACCTAGATAACTAAAACAACCCAAATATGtgcttacgcagatgacatcgctattctctcaagaAATGGGAatgatttaaaagaaattttcctaaaaatttacaaaatttcgaACGATATTGGCCCTCGaaacgagggcaaaaccaaatatctgttgaaatcgAGGTGGCCTGCACAGATGCAAAACTTCCATGTAGgagcctatacttttgaaaCAGTGCAGCAGTTAGTAGTTATGTTCGCATATAGCGGTGATTCAACTTCCGCAgtcagggatcgcatcaacgccgccaacaaaGCGTGTTACGCCCACTTTAATTTGTGCAAGTCCCTACTTTTGCCTAAAGCTACAAAATTAACTATGTACACGACCCTTATTCGTCCAATCCTAACGtatggttgtgaggtatggGCTCTTAAGGTTGAAGACTGCGCGCTGATTGCTAActtggaaagaaaaattttaagaaagatctttggcccaGTAAGAATGGATGATGATGGTACCTACAGAATTCGATTGAACTCTTATctgaacgatctaactcagaacgagacagctgtgcgttttgttaaagcgcagcgcatcagatggctaggtcatgtgatccgtatgcctgttgactgCTCCGTGAATAAAGCCTTGACTTcattatttgtccaagtgagccctttagctagggcagccacttAACCTTAAACCTAACTTTCAAAACACTTAAATCTTACTCTGTACTACTgacattaacaaaataaaatgatatttaaaaaaaatttaactgaatTTAAGCATTCCCTTATACACCAGTGACCTGACAGATGGTGGAATAAGCTGGtgttttgtggaaaattaaaaaaaaatttaaaaaattgtaaaacccTATAAAAACGATTCTTTGTGCTTTACCCCTACTTTTTTCAAACAATCGACGTGATGCGCACTTTACGTACAATAATCGCATTCGCCGCTCAAAAGTTCACCCGAAATCTAGactcatataaaaaaaactatctaAACGTGTGTTGTCTGTAGCTGTACGCTATACATTTCGTTGAATAGTTAACAACTGGTGTTTTATGACAAAAATGTATATCACAAAGCCCCAAGCCATAGCTAGACAAGCATGCGCAGAATAACAATTAGAAACATTTTCCATTGTGCATATTAGTACtgctaataatttatttatcaatattGGTATACTGTTTAGTATTCGGTATTCgtatttagtttttgttatattaaactACAGAGAACAAATCTCTTTGCTATTACGTGCCTTAATTGTCTAATACTCGTACGATATATTcaactacaattttttcttaatttttttgcttttgtttacttTATCTAAAGCTTTTCTACCTTAAACATTTGTCTTTCTTTCGTTTTGTCTGCAACATTTGTCTtgtttcatatatatttatgttttataattAAAGAGCGATATATAGAATGACTAAACACTAACAACAATTATATACTCGTCTACGAATTCGGCAAACACACGCGATTGCGTTGCAGATAAAAGTGTTTCTGATATAAAATGCAAGCATCAGGTGGCTTCTTCAATGTTTAAATAATTATGCATGATTTCTCAATTATTCCACTGCTGATGGGTATTGTAGAAACGCAAGTGCACTCGTACCATTTCAGTTAACAATTTACGTCTATATGAgcataacaaatatttattttgccggAAAGCAATTAATAAATTCTCTTATGACAAGTGGaaagttcaaataaaaaaatgtgcaacaagtttacaaaaaattaacaagaaaTCCTTGGCGACTAACGTCAAATACAAGGGTTTCGCGCGCCATTTTTTGGCTCTcctataaaattttctttttcagaaattattcttcttttttttaatacgtcGACATAATAATAAATCGAGTGTAAATTTTGCTCTTTGTTACTTAGTActtaatgaatatttttgtttgtattgtcAAGTTCATTCGCTGCCTTTggtttcgtttcacttttctaGTATCTCAGCACACTAAACACCTTCAATAAACCCAACCATAGCCAACTGCATTCGACAACTGTGAAGCAGCGCTCATTTTATTCATCCAAGCAAATTGTGCGCAGAATAGCCTCTACCACTGAGTAGGGATCACAATTAGAGCTGGGGCGACGGTCCTCGAAATATCCCTTACCATCATCGTTCACGCCACGCGGTATGCGTATAGAGCAACCGCGATTGGCAACGCCGGCACTAAAATCATTAATTGAGCTGGTCTCATGGTGACCGGTTAGACGACGCGCATTGTCCTGTCCCTCTTTGGGATCGTAGGCGCGAATGTGACGTTGATGGTGTTTGGAAAGCTTCTCAACTGCAGCCAAGATGTCTCTGCGTGGAAAAGAAGGAGTTATTTAAGTTTCATTTTCTtcagcaaataaacaagaaaaaatataaactcaCTTAATGCCGCCATCTTCACGCATACTCTTGGTTGAAACATTGGTGTGAGCGCCAGCGCCATTCCAATCACCAGGCATTGGCTTGGGGTCCAAAGTGGCAACAATCTGTTGAATAaatacacagacacacacaaTAGAAGACCTCATTTCGTTGAACACTTCATTAAATTTCACTTCTACTTACACCAAATTCCTCGGCAATGCGATGCAAAAGGAAGCGCGACATCCACAAATCATCACCAATTGAAATGCCCACACAGGGTCCCACTTGGTATTCCCATTGGGCCGGCATCACCTCGGCATTTGTGCCAGACACTTTGACGCCCGCATACAAACAGGCGCGGTAGTGAGCATCGACAACATCGCGTGCATAAACCTGTTAGTGTGCGAAATATACAAAATAGGGTTAGTACTGAagatattttctctaaatctcATTGGCATTTTAGTTAGGCATACCTTATTGGCGCCTACACCACAGTAGTAGGGCCCCTGTGGTCCGGGAAAACCGTTCTTGGGCCAACCCAATGGATGCCCATCGAAATCAAGGAATGTATACTCTTGTTCAATACCGAACCACGGCTCCTGATCCTTGCACTTATTCGCTACTTCAAGACAACTCTTGCGGTGGTTGGAGGCGGTGGGTTCGCCGTCAAAGCGGTAGGTGTCGCACATGACCAAAATATTATTGCCACGACGGAAGGGATCCTTGTAAATGGCCACCGGGTAGAGGTAGGTGTCCGAATTGGAGCCCTCCGCTTGGTAGCAGGAACTGCCATCGTAATTCCAAATTggtaattctgaaaaaaaagagaaaatgttCGTATGAGTAAAGGGAATGAGTTAATACGCATAAGTTAATGCTCGTATATGTACTACTTAAGACCCCAAATAAACTACCAACAACATGTGCACACATCCAAAAATAATTTCCTTCAGGTGGAAGCTACAACACAACACGAAAAACTGGTTGGAAAAAAGTACTTTAGATGCGGCATATTTTAGATAAATTAGTGTTGAGCAAAAAGTTTGAATAAATTGTCAATTtatgtttaattaaaatgtttttagaatttaaaaatatttaataacttaaaaatcaaGTCACACGCATGAGGAAATCAAGGATTTGACTTGACATTGACTGGGTAATGACTTGCGCTCTGTAGCTGAAGcccataattttttgtgtgaaataattttttactgatttgAAAGCTAAATATCTATGAAAATCAGCAatcaaaaacaatatatattttcaaaatttcaaatcaaagagTCGGTCGCAAAGAATTTGTCtatttgtaacatttttatatagcaAACAAGGcgtattcattaaaggtggtggggCTAAGTCAACAaggaaataacaaaagaaagtagaaaagaaaaaaaagcacaaaCTATCTTGCATAGCCGACATGAAgtgttttaaacaaattaattcccAAATATACTGGCGCACAAAACTATAAAGAAGATTTACCTACATTCTTTGCAAAGGCGTTTCGTTAGATTAGGTCAGTGGTTGTCTTATGAAGGACCTAGGCCAAATGTAGGCCTATTATAATACCACCGGAAATTTATGAATATAGTTAATCTAGCTAAATTATATGTGCAGCATACGCGATGCTGTCCAGAAATGCTATACCGAGCATATTCAACCTTCTtctacacagagccatgcaGTAGCTTAGAAGGTGTCTCCTCTTCTTCTACATCCTAACAGACTatgcaaaatcaaaatataatgcTACAATTCTACTGCCACACCTTCCTATAAGACAGAACTTTTACTAATTTATACAATTATACTAATTGTTTATAACATTCATCCACTGTTTTCGAAAAGTGTTTCCATGATTGAAGCGAGTTcagagctgcctgactatcggaatatatttaaatatttctggcTCCACTTGGGCCTTTATTTAGCGCTAAAAGACCTTCTTCAATAGTTAAAACTTCAGCTTCGAATACGCTGCAATGATCAGATAAGCGGAAAGGTATGCTGATGTTTATAGTAACCGAATACACACCGCCTGCCACTTGATCGTTGAGCTTAGAGCCACCATATGTATATAGACTGACACTGAACCAAATTCTTAATCTTGTATACATGGAATTTATATGGTATACAGGTCGCATACCATATATGTAAAAGGAGTAAGCCTACTGAGTCATAAAAAGTCAGTGGTGAACGGAATGCAAGGCAACAGCCTGAGAATACGCGAATGcctcttttttttctcaatCTTAGGTCCGCTTTAACGCCAGATTGTTTACAAAGCAGGTCAACCGACAATAAATGCAACATTACATTTAACGCTGATGTTGGTGGTGATCTCAGAATCCCGCCAATAAAGACTAGTTGCTCTTTGAATGCTGTCTAGCTGCTTGATCCAAGTTTTCTTCTCAAGAGTTGACCACCAGACCAGAACTCCGTAGGTCAAGATTGCTCTTACAATAGCTGTATACAGGCAGTAAACTAACTTGGGAGATAGATCCCACTTTAAGTATATTGTTTTTTTGCGGAGTAGAGTGCTGTAGCAGCCTTCGTGCAGCTTCCAAGAAATTTTCCTATCCAGGATTAAGCCAGGATATCTAGCACTTTCACCGACTAACAGAACCGTACCGTTCAATGTCGGGAGTTGGCAGGTAGGAATTTGATTTCTTTCATTCTTGCAAACAATACTAATTCTATTTGGATAGCACTAAGGCTTAAACTACATGTTTTAGCCCACGTATCTACGACatttcgcttaaaaatgccatatctGCGGAGTATTCGAACTCAGGCACTTCACTCGCAAACGAACTGCCAGTTTGcgctcaattttaaatgatatGAGTATTTTAAATAGGTCTGAGAAAATGTTAATGACATGTTTCGCGCTGTTTTCACGCCGTAAACTTAGTTCTGCTTTGCCGTGTGatagatatgaaatttcatgcatatttcacggcaatgcaatttgtatggatttcGGTAGCGGAATTCACGTGAAATGCGTACTTAGTACTATGCTTAACTGGCAAATAAGATTGTGAGTGTCAAAATAATAGATGGTTCCAGAGATGTCTGAATTTGGGCATACCTATACAGTTGAAAAGTTTATACTCATCGAATTCTTTCAACAAACgaaattgaataactttcttagatcttcttcttcttaataggTGCGGTAACAGCTtacgccgagtttaacaaagcgcgccagtcctttctttctcgtgctaaccggcgtcaattggacacaccaagtgaagccaagtccttctccacctaatctttccaacgcaaatgaggccttcctcttcctctgctactacccACTGGTatcgtatcgaatacttttCGAGCCGcagcgcttgtatccattcggacaacatgactcagccagcgtagccgctggatctttaaccgctgcgctatgtctttgTTAGATTGGctccaaaaaaaagaaagcagCAGCAGCCGCTGTTGCCAGGGAACGACGCTGATCAAGGAATAAATTAGTGCAACATATACATGCctgcatacgtatatatatatgtacgtgcatgGGTACCCCTGATTCACCTGTCAAGAAGATAAAGCTGAAGGTCATTGAggttgccaattttcaaagcggaaccatatttatgtaaaattctCCTTCCACAAACAATTACTTGCTcgcattttaatataaatgcttTTTCTACTAACCGCAATAGCCGGCCTCAGAAATAGCAACAGCGCCTTGCACAGTTGGTGCAATAATATGCAGGCATGTACGTCGTGATTAGAGTGCATGAATGACAGCCTGCATGTGTTGCTATACGGTGACTTATTCACTGTATGACTATTTACTTGGGCGCGCAATTAAATCGTAttgtgtttggttttttttgtttttgttttgttttggttttgcgGAATGCTCGCTTGCTTGCAGTTTTTCCATCTTATAATTAAGCTAATTTGTTTGGCCATATAGagatattcacatacatatatttttgttaatatatgaACTGACGCTaattacatgcacacatactcgtacattatAAAGTGTGCTGTTGATTTGGTCTCTttgtttcttcaaaaattttctttgcttttcatttcattgttgatTCTTTTGTATTGCACATTTGATATTTGCTTACTTGCAACAGCTGACCGAGGCGTGAGTTATTTAACACCCTTTGATAAATGCGCCACACGTAAACTTTTCTGATATTTCATTTGACTACAGTACAAACtgattattcttcttcttattctgtTGCTTCCTCACTGCTTGGTCGTTAAACGAAATTCATAGCtagataataatgaaaataagcaCTCTGCTGGTGCTTACTGTGTTTTGACGGAATTCAGCAAAAATGACGAATCGCCAACGATGAGCTGTTTCCTTAACTCCCGgtagtgtatatatgtatatagttttcTGATGTCCTGAAGTTTGTAAAATGGtcaagttttgattatttagttttttatataatttttttttttttacctttttgcaAATTTGCCCTACTGCAAGCTTGCGTAAAATGAAACATCCAAacttgtttactaaataaagaaGTGGTTTTTAGTGGTGGAAAtttctattttgatatttacGCGCTCTATTGCGTGTCTGCCtttatactgcagctgcctaattcacaagtgtcataTATGACAGACGTAAGACGCTATTTGCGCTATTATAAATCATTCGaaaggctgattaattttgcgccacattgtggAATAAAAACCGTATAACTTTGGTCGGTTGGTGCACATGACTGATCACCACCCAATACTCTGCTTCTCTGTGTTACCTATTGATTCGCCGGCGCTGCCATACCGGTAGGTTTACCATTCTTCACATGCATGTCATATAACTCATTTtcagccgaaagcctctgctgctagcgctgcgtttgcttgagtttacttataattttattatcatgtaagcttataaaaaaaaaataaaaaatcagattgactcaatcaaaaaccttcaaatttatttaaataaaatctccgaATGGACCattaaatggcgca from Anastrepha obliqua isolate idAnaObli1 chromosome 2, idAnaObli1_1.0, whole genome shotgun sequence harbors:
- the LOC129237051 gene encoding glutamine synthetase 2 cytoplasmic isoform X2, giving the protein MSSRVLEGSPNAHLDKTILERYRSLPLKENIVQATYVWIDGTGQDLRCKDRTLDFIPNDPKELPIWNYDGSSCYQAEGSNSDTYLYPVAIYKDPFRRGNNILVMCDTYRFDGEPTASNHRKSCLEVANKCKDQEPWFGIEQEYTFLDFDGHPLGWPKNGFPGPQGPYYCGVGANKVYARDVVDAHYRACLYAGVKVSGTNAEVMPAQWEYQVGPCVGISIGDDLWMSRFLLHRIAEEFGIVATLDPKPMPGDWNGAGAHTNVSTKSMREDGGIKDILAAVEKLSKHHQRHIRAYDPKEGQDNARRLTGHHETSSINDFSAGVANRGCSIRIPRGVNDDGKGYFEDRRPSSNCDPYSVVEAILRTICLDE
- the LOC129237051 gene encoding glutamine synthetase 2 cytoplasmic isoform X1, with product MRCGNMSSRVLEGSPNAHLDKTILERYRSLPLKENIVQATYVWIDGTGQDLRCKDRTLDFIPNDPKELPIWNYDGSSCYQAEGSNSDTYLYPVAIYKDPFRRGNNILVMCDTYRFDGEPTASNHRKSCLEVANKCKDQEPWFGIEQEYTFLDFDGHPLGWPKNGFPGPQGPYYCGVGANKVYARDVVDAHYRACLYAGVKVSGTNAEVMPAQWEYQVGPCVGISIGDDLWMSRFLLHRIAEEFGIVATLDPKPMPGDWNGAGAHTNVSTKSMREDGGIKDILAAVEKLSKHHQRHIRAYDPKEGQDNARRLTGHHETSSINDFSAGVANRGCSIRIPRGVNDDGKGYFEDRRPSSNCDPYSVVEAILRTICLDE